GCATGGGGCCTGTGTCCATTACCTGTGACAGATCCCCTCAACCCCTGAGTTCCTTGGCGATTCCCAGCATCCCGCGTCCGCCATGGCTAGGGATGAGAGGAGCGTGACTGCATCCATGGCACGAGTCCCCTCCTGGCGAGCCTCAGCCCTCGGCGCCGTGGTGGGTTTGCTGGCCGTTTCCACCGCCTCGGCGCAGATCTCCGACATCCCCTCAACGCCGCCCGGCAACCGCCGTTACTCCCCCTATCCGGCGCAGACCTTTCCCAACCAGGTGCTCTTCGGCGACACCCACCTGCACACCTCCTATTCGACCGACGCCGGCATGATCGGCAACCGGCTGGGACCCGAGGCGGCCTACCGCTTTGCCCGCGGCGAAACCGTGACCTCGAGCACAGGCGTGAAGGCCCGCCTGGCCCGCCCCCTCGACTTTCTGGTGATCGCCGACCATGCCGAGAACCTCGGGCTGGCGCCGGCGATTGCCGCCTCCAATCCGGAACTCCTGAAGAACCCCTGGGGGCGCATGGAGCACGACCTGGTGCAGAAGGGGGACATTGCGTCGGTGACCAAGGCCTACGACAACTGGATGGCCCAGATGGGAGCCCGCACGGACCCCCTCAAGGAGCAGACGGCGCTGGCCCGCACGATGTGGCAGCAGCTCACCGCGGCGGCGGAGCAGTTCAATGCTCCGGGCCGGTTCACGGCTCTGATCGGTTTCGAGTGGACCTCCAACCCCGACGGAAACAATCTGCACCGCAATGTGGTGTTCCGCGACGGCAAGGCCAGGGCCGACACGATCGTGCCCTTCTCGCAGTACGACAGCGTGGATCCGGAGGATCTCTGGGCCTGGATGGACACCTACGAACGTCGCAGCGGCGGCCGACTGCTGGCGATCCCCCACAACGGCAACCTCTCGAACGGCCTGATGTTCGATGACGTGACCCTCACCTCACGCCAGCCGTTCGACCGGGATTACGCCAGCCGCCGCCAGCGATGGGAACCGCTCTTCGAGGTGACGCAGATGAAGGGCGATGGCGAAACCCATCCCCTCCTCTCCAGCCGCGATGAATTCGCCGACTTCGAGACCTGGGACAAGGCCAGCTTCGGCCCCCAGCCCAAGACCACGGCGATGCTGCCGAAGGAGTACGCCCGTCAGGCCTTGCAACGGGGCCTGGCCTATGAGGCGGCGCTAGGGGTGAATCCGTTCAAGTTCGGCATGATCGGCTCGAGCGATTCCCACACCTCCCTCTCCACCACCCAGGAGAACAACTTCTTCGGCAAAGTGACGGTGCTGGAGCCATCCGCCGATCCGATCCGCTTCGAGGAGGTGATCGCCGGCAGACCCGCCCCGAAGGGCCATCAGATCTATGCCCGCCAGACCAGCGCCTCCGGCCTGGCCGCTGTCTGGGCCCGCGAGAACACCCGCGAGGCGATCTGGGACGCCATGGCCCGCAAGGAGGTGTACGCCACCACCGGCACGCGGATGCGGGTGAGGGTGTTCGCCGGCTACGGCTTCAGCCGCTCCGATCTCAGCCGCTCCGACTTCGCCGCCCACGGCTATGCCAAGGGGGTGCCCATGGGCGGCGACCTGAAGGCCTCACCGGCCGGCAAGGCGCCCACGCTGCTGGTGGTGGCGCTGCGGGATCCCGATGGGGCCAATCTCGATCGCCTCCAGATCGTGAAGGGCTGGCTCGATGCCTCCGGCACGCCCAAGGAGCAGGTGTTCGACGCGGCCTGGTCCGGAAGCCGCAAGCCTGGGCCCGGCGGCAAGCTGCCGCCGGTGGGCAACACCGTGAACGTGAAGGAGGCGAGCTACAGCAATGCCATCGGGGCGCCCTACCTCGCCACCGCCTGGACGGATCCGGCCTTTGATCCGAAGCAGAAGGCCTTCTACTACGTGCGGGTGCTCGAGATTCCCACCCCCCGCTGGACCACCTACGACGCCAGGTTCTTCGGTGTGGCGCTGCCCAAGGATGTGCCCGCCAGCCTGCAGGAGCGGGCCTACACCTCGCCGATCTGGTATTCCCCCAGCTGATGACCAGCACCAGCGGAGACCAGACCCCACTCCAGGGGCGGCTGCAGGATCTGCGCCGGCGCCTCGGCCGCTCGACAGGCCAGCTGCCCGATCCCGTGCGCAGGGCCGCGCGGGAGCCGCTCGTGCGGTTCCTGGCGCTCGGCGGGGCGATCTTCCTGCTCCATGGCCTGATGCGTCCGCCGGGCGCGGCGCCGGGGGGCGAGCTCGTGGTGAGCGAGGCCCGGGCCGGGGCCCTGGCCGCCGCCTTCACCCGCACCTGGCAGCGCCCCCCCAGCCGCAGCGAGCTGGAGGCACTGATCGAGGATCACATCCGCACCGAGGTGCTGGTGCGGGAAGCCCAGGCCCTCGGCCTCGACCGCGACGACACGATCATCCGCCGCCGGCTGCGGCAGAAGATGGAGTTCTTCGCCGACGACCAGACCTCCCAGGGCCAGCCGAGCGACCAGGAGCTGCGGGCGTTCCTGAAGGCCCATCCGGAGCGGTTCCGCATCGAGCCCCAGATCGGCTTCCGTCAGATCTTCCTGGATCCGCAGAGGCGCGGTGAGGGCCTGGCCGCCGACGCCCAGCGGCTCCTGGAGCGCCTGAATGGGCCGGAGCCGCCAGCGGATGGGGCCTCCCTCGGCGATCCCCTGCTGCTCCAGCCCACGCAGGTGACAGCCATGCCGAAGGGCGAGGTGGCCGGCCTGTTCGGCACCGACTTCGCCGACGCCCTGGTGAAGCAGGCCCGGGGCCGCTGGGTGGGGCCGATTCCGTCGGGCTATGGCCAGCATCTGGTGAGGGTGGACACGCTGGAGCCCGGCGCGCTGCCGCCGCTCGAGCAGATCCGGCAGCAGGTGGAGCGGGAGTGGCGGGCCGCCCGCAGCCAGGAACGGCAGCAGGCCCTCTACCGCCAGCTTCTCGGCAAATACCGGGTGTCGCGGCCCGAGCTTCCGGGCGCCGGCCCCCAGGCGCCATGAGGCGCCTCCGAGCCGTCCTGGCGGCCGTGCTGTGCGGCCTGGCCCTGGTGCTCCCCCAGGCCCTGCACGCCCATGAACTGCTGCCGGGCTACCTGGAGCTCACCGAGCAGACCTCCGGCAACGGCTCCGCCAGCTATGCGGTGCTCTGGAAGCTGCCGCTGCAGCAGGGCGTGCAGCTGCCGATCGCACCCCGCTTCCCCGAGGGCTGCCGCCAGCAGGGGCAGCTGGGCAGCGAACGGCAGGCCACGGCCTGGATCTACCGCTCCACCCTCACCTGCTCCCCGCCGTTGGTGGGGCAGCCCCTGGCCGTCGATGGCCTCGAGGCGGTGGACACCGATGTGCTGGTGCGCTTCCAGCCCCTCGGCGCCGAGCTGGAGACCCACCTGCTCAAAGCCGAGCAGCCCTCGGTGGTGCTCGGTGCCCGCGACGGTGGTCCCCGCGGCGCCCTCGCCTACCTGCGGCTCGGCATCGAACACATCCTGCTGGGGGTCGACCACCTGCTCTTCGTGCTCGGTCTGCTGCTGATCGTGCAGGACGGCTGGACGCTACTGAAAACCGTGCTGGCCTTCACCATCGCGAACAGCCTCACGCTCACGGCCGCGGCGCTCGGTGTCGTGAGGGTGCCGGGCCCGCCGCTGAATGTGGCCATCGCGCTCTCGATCCTGTTCATGGGGCTGGAGATCGCCAGATCGTGGCGCGGTGAAACGAGCTTCACGATCCGCCGGCCCTGGGTGATCGCCTTCGTCTTCGGGCTGCTGCACGGCTTCGGCTATGCCAGCGGCCTCTCGGTGCTGGGCCTGCCCCGCGGCGAGCTGATGGTGGCGCTGCTGATGTTCAACATCGGCATCGAGATCGGCCAGGACCTCTTCGTGCTGCTGGTGCTGGCCCTGAAGCGCGCGTTCACGCAGCTCGCCATTCCCTTCCCCCTCTGGGCGCGCCATCTGCCGGGCACGGCCGTGGGCACCGCCGGGGCCTACTGGACGCTGAAATACACCTCAGGGCTGCTGTTCCCATTCTGAGCCATGCCCCCGATCCCCCCTCGCTCCCTGCGTCGCCGCTCCTTCCTCACCGCCGCGGTGCCCTGGCTGGTGCTGGCCATGGCCCTGCTGCCCCAGGCCGCCCAAGCCCATGTGGAAGGGGGCCAGGCCAGCGGCCTTGCCGCCGGGCTGCTCCACCCCCTGTCGGGGCCCGATCACATGGTGGCGATGGTGGCGGTGGGGCTCTGGGGGGCCGTGCTGGGCCCGCCGGCGATCTGGGTGCTGCCGGTGGCCTTCCCGCTGGTGATGGCCTTCGGAGGCCTGCTCGGTCTGCTGGGCGTGCCCGTGCCCGCTGTGGAGGTGGGCATCGCCGTGTCCGGGGTGGTGATGGGGCTGATGGTGCTGCTGGAGCAGCGGCCGCCGCTCTGGCTCGCCGCCACGATCGTGGCGGTGTTCGCGGTGTTCCACGGCCACGCCCATGGCACCGAGCTGCCGGCTGGCGGCAATGCCCTGCTCTACAGCCTGGGATTCGTGGTGGCCACGGGGCTGCTCCACCTGCTCGGCATCCTGCTGGGGGAACTGCGCCGCTGGCCAGGGGGGCGGCGCCTGGTGCAGGCCGCCGGCGCCGGCGTGGCCCTCACCGGCCTGATGTTTCTGGTGCGGGCGGTGGCATGAGCAGCGTGGGGAGGGCCGCACGGGCCGGGCTCCGGCGGGGCCTGATCGCCACACGGCTGCTGGCCGCGCTGGTGGCCGCCCCGCTGGCCGCGCTGCTGCTTGCGCCTGCGCCGGCGCAGGCGCACCTGGCGGAGACCGGTTTCGGCGGCTATTACGACGGGCTGGCGCATCTGGTGCTCACCCCGGCCGATCTGCTGCTGGTGCTGGCCCTGGGCCTGTGGGCCGTGCAGCAGGGGCCCGCGGCCTGCCGGTGGGCGCTGGCCGTGGTGCCCGGGGCCTGGCTCCTGGGGGGATGGATCGGCCTGGGGCTGCCGGAAACGGGCGACATGGCGCTGGTGGCCAACCTGGGCTTCATGGTCTGCGGGCTGCTGGTGGCCCTGCGGGTGCGCCTGCACCCGCAGGGGTGGCTGGGCGTGGCGGGCGTCCTGAGCCTGCTGCAGGGCAGCACCAACGGCGCCACGATGAGCCACGGCGGGGGCCTGCTCGCCCTGGCCGGCGCGGCGTCCGGGGTGGCCGTGATCCTGGCGCTGCTCTGCGGCCAGCTGCTCACGATCCAGCGCCCCTGGCTGGCGATCGGCCAACGGGTGCTCGGCAGCTGGATCGCGGCGGCCGGGATGCTGATGCTGGGCTGGGCGGCCCGGGGCTAAGGGCGCTCCTGCCCCAGCCGCACCTCCCGCAGGCGCCGCAGCTCTGCCCCCAGGGCCGGACCGGGCCGCACCCCCCGGGCGATCAGGTCGGCCGCCGCCTCCGGGGCCTGCAGGTGGCGCCAGCGCAGCCACCAGCGCAGCAGCGGCCGGCGCGGACCGCTGCCGGTGATCAGGGCCAGCAGCACCGCTTCCGGCGAACCACCCGGGGCCTCCAGGGCTCCGCACCAGGCCGCCACTGAGGGGGGCTCGGCATCGTTCCCGGCCCCGGCCTTCAGGCCAGCCAGCCGGTCCCGCAGCTCCAGCCACTGGGCCAGCAGGCGGTGCTGGCGATGGGGCAGCTGCAGCCGCTCCGCCAGGGCGAGGGGATCGGCGGCTCCCGCCACCAGGGCCACCAGCAGGGGCAGGCCGGACCGCTGGGCCCAGCGCAGGCGGCGGCGCCAGTGGCGATCAGCCTGAAGGCGGGCATCCAGCAGGGCCAGGCCGCCCCACTCCTGCAGGATCGCCAGCGCCACCGGCCAGGGCTCCCGCAACAGCAGCAGCTCGAACTCCATCCGCAGCCGGGTGCCCAGGGCCGCCGGCGCCTGGCCCGGCCGCTCGCCGGAGTGCCAGGCCCAGGGCCAGGCTGCCAGGGTGCGGCGGGCCTGCTCGCGGCTGCCGGGCTCCAGCCGGAAGCCGAGCCGGGCCGCGTAGCGGGCACCGCGCACCAGGCGGCTGGGATCGTCGCGCAGGCTGTGGGGATGCAGCAGCCGCAGCTCCCGCCGCTGCAGGTCGGCCTGGCCGCCGTGGGGATCGAGCAGCTCGCCACTGGCCAGATCCAGGGCGATGGCATTGATGGTGAAGTCGCGGCGGGCCAGATCATCCGCGAGAACGCCCGGCACCACCTTCGGGTTCTCGCCCGGCTGCGGATAGGTCTCGCGGCGGGCGGTGGCCACATCCAGCAGCACCGTCTGCCCGTCGATCCGCAGCTCCACCTCCACGGTGCCGTAGGCCCCGTGCTCCTGGGCGCTCCGCAGCGACCCCGGTGGCAGCAGCGCCTCCAGCCGTCGCACCAGGGCGATGGCGGAGTCATCCGCCACCAGATCCAGATCGGGCACCCCGCGCCAGGGATCGTTGTGCACCCGGTGCAGCAGCAGATCGCGCACGGCCCCGCCCACCAGGGCCAGCCGCTGGGCCGGGCCGCCAGCGCGCGCCGCCGCCACCAGGGCGGCCGAGAGGGCCGGGGGAACGCCGGGAACGTCCAAGCCGCCGCCTCAGAGCGGCTCGATCGGCGCCAGGCGCGGATCGAGGATCTTGGGGCCCATGCCCTCGAACTTCACGGCGATCGAGATCTTCTCGCCGCTGCCGAACAGGTGGGTCACATGGCCTTCGCCGAAGGCGCTGTGGCGCAGGCGATCCCCCACCGCCCAGGTCCTGGCGGCACCGGCACCCCGGCGGCGCACGGCGTTGGCAGGCGCGCCGCCCACCCCCCCCGCCGCCACGCGCCGGCTGTCCTCCCGATCCACCCGGGTGAGCCGGTCGAGCCGCTGCTCCCGCCGGATGGCGGCACCGCCGCTGCGGGGGATGTCCCCCTGCACCAGCTCCTCGGGCAGCTCGCCGAGGAACACCGACGGCACTGCCGGTTCACGCATGCCGCCCCACAGCCGCCGCTCGCTGGCGTGGGAGAGGAACAGGCGCTCCTTGGCGCGGGTGATGCCCACGTAGCAGAGGCGCCGCTCCTCCTCCATGGCGGCCGGATCCTCCAGGGAGCGGTAGCTGGGGAACAGCCCCTGCTCCATCCCCACCAGGAACACCACCGGAAACTCCAACCCCTTGCTGGCGTGCAGGGTCATCAGGGTCACCCGGTCCTGCTCGGTGTCCTTGCTGTCGGCATCGCTCGCCAGGGCGGCGGAGGCGAGGAAATCCTCGAGCGAACCCTCCTCGTTCTCCTCCTGGTACTGCAGGGCGGCGTTCACCAGCTCGTTGAGGTTGCGGCGACGGTCTTCGGCCTCGTCGGTGCCGTCGGCGATCAGCTCGGCCAGGTAGCCGCTCTGCTCCATCACCCGCTGCACCAGCTCCGAAGGGGGGGCGTCCTGGCTGCGGGCCTGCAGATCACCGAGCAACTCACGGAACTGCAGCAGCCCCTTGGCCGAGCGGCCCCCCAGGGAGCGCACGGCTTCGGCATCGCTCACCACCTCCCAGAGCGGGATGCCCAGCTGGTTGGCCGCGTCGGTGAGGCGCTCGATCGTGGTCTTGCCGATGCCCCGCTTGGGCGTGTTCAGCACCCGCAGCAGGCTCACCGTGTCGGCCGGATTCACCAGCAGCTTCAGGTAGGCGAGCATGTCCTTGATCTCGCGCCGGTCGTAGAAGCGCAGGCCGCCCACCACGATGTAGGGAATGCCCCAGCGCACCAGCGATTCCTCCATGGCGCGGCTCTGGGCATTGGTGCGGTAAAGCACCGCCATGTCGCCCCAGCGCAGTTCGCCGTGGGCGGCCTCGAGCATGCGCATGCGGTGCACCACCGCCTCGGCCTCGGCGATCTCGTCGTCGCAGCGGGTGAGGGTGATGGGCTCACCTTCGCCCCGGGTGGGACGCAGCACCTTGTCGATGCGCTCGGTGTTGTGGGCGATCAGGGCGTTGGCCGCCTCCAGGATCGTGGCGGTGGAGCGGTAGTTCTCCTCCAGCTTCACCATCGTGCGGGTGGCCTCATCGGCGGCGCCGTCGCCGAAGTCGTCCTGGAAGCCCATCAGGATCGTGAAGTCGGCCGCCCGGAAGCTGTAGATGCTCTGGTCGGCGTCGCCCACCACGAACACCGAGCGGCCACTCCAGTTGTCATAGGCCTCGGGATCCTGGCCGTCGGTCACCAGCAGCTTGATCAGCTCGTACTGGGTGCGGTTGGTGTCCTGGTACTCGTCCACCAGCACGTGGCGGAAGCGGCGGTGCCAGTAGTGGCGGATCTGGTCGTTCTGGCGCAGCAGCTGCACGGGCAGCAGCAGCAGGTCGTCGAAGTCGAGGGCGTTGTTGGCGGCCAGGGCGCGGCGGTAGCGCCGGTAGGTTTCGGCCATCAGCCTGCCCCGCTGGCCGCCGGCGTCGGCTTCCAGCTGCTCGGGCATCCAGCCCTGGTTCTTGGCGTTGCTGATCGCCCAGCGCACCTTCTTGGGCTCGAAGCGCTTGGGGTCGAGGCCCAGCTCCTGGGTCACGATCTCCTTCACCAGGCTCTGGGCGTCGCCCTCGTCGTAGATGGAGAACTGCCGCGTCCAGCTCAGGCCCTCGGGGTCGCGGAACTTGTCGATGTCGAAGCGCAGCAGCCGGGCGAACAGGGCGTGGAAGGTGCCGATCCAGAGGTCCTTGATGACCTCGCGGTAGATGCGGCTGCGCAGCTGGCGCTGCTCCAGCAGCGGCAGGGTGCTCCAGGGCTGGCCGAACTGGCTCTGGGCCAGCTTCTGGGCCAGCAGCAGCTCCAGCCGCTCCTTCATCTCCCGGGCGGCCTTGTTGGTGAAGGTCACGGCCAGCAGCTCGGCCGGATCGGCGCCGTGGTGGCCGATCAGGTGGGCGATGCGGTGGGTGAGGGCCCGCGTCTTGCCGCTGCCGGCCCCGGCCACCACCAGCAGCGGACCGGTGTGGTGGTCCACCGCCTTGCGCTGGGCTTCATTGAGGCCGGCCAGGAAGGCGCTCATCCACGGGCCAGGAATGCGCTTTGCACCCTAGGCACCGCGCCGCGCCAGCACCCGCTGCAGCCGCCTGCACCAGCGCCGGGCCCGCAGCCGCCACAGCGGCGGGGCCTGCAGCGGCGGCTCCCCGGCCAGCAGGCGGTCCCAGTGGTCGTTCACGCGGGTGAGGGCCTGGCGCCAGCGCTCCAGCTGGGCCGCCTCGCTGCTGGCCGCCAGCAGGGCATCCAGCTCGGCGGCCGGGGCGCGCCAGGCGGCCGGAGCGGCCACGGCGGCGCTGATCCGCTCCAGGTCGGCGCTGAGGGTGCCGGCGCCGAGCTGGTGGCCGAGGCGGCCGGGGTCGAGGCTGTCGGCCAGGGCGTGGTTGAGGCTGCTGAACACCACGCAGCCGCAGGCCAGCGCCTCCAGGGGCGGCAGGCCGAAGCCCTCGCTCACGCCGCTCCCCCGCCAGTGGTCAGCCGAGTCGTAGAGCACCACGGCGGCGCTGTTGAACAGGTCCACCAGGTCGTCGACCCAGCCGGCCTGCACCTCCACCCGCAGGCCCCGGCGCCGCAGGGCCGGCACCAGCACCTCCAGCAGGTAGGCGCTGCTCTTGCGCTGCTGCACCAGCACGTCGATGGGCCGCTCGCCGGAGCCGTCGCGGCGGCCCCGCTCGAGCCACTTCGGATCGAGGGCATTGGGCACCAGGGCCAGGGGGTTGCGGCTGGCCCACTGGCCCCAGTAGCCGAGGGTGTTGCGGCTCACCGCCAGCACCGGCACGCCGGCCGGCAGGGCGAAGCCGTAGCCGCTGCTGTGGGCGTGGTAGGCCACGGGGCGGCCGCGCAGGGCCCGCAGCTGGCGCGGCACATCGAAGCCCCAGCTCACGATCCAGAGCGCCCGGGCGGCGGCGGGATCCCGCCGCGGCTCGGCCCGCAGCAGATCGGCCAGGAAGGGGTGCTCCGGCTCCCGCCGCCGGTAGGTGACCACCTCGGTGGGCACCAGCTGCTGCAGCAGCCGGGCTGTCTGCAGCTCCACCAGCAGGCCGCCGCCGCGCAGGCGGCCGCCGGTGCCGGGCACGAGAACACGAAGCGGTCGCAAGGGCCGGGGGCACACGCCACCCGACTCTGACGCAGCCTGGAACGCTGTCAGGTGGACCCTGTCAGATGGACGGGCTCAGGCCGCCACGGCCTCGGTGCTGCCGGTGCGCTGGCGGCGGGTGAGGAAGCCGAAGAGCACCTTGCCGATGGCGGCGATCAGGTTGCCTTCCAGCTCCTGGAACATCTTCATGTTCAGGTGGAAGGCATGGTTGGCCTCCGCCACGATCCGGTCGGCCGTGGCCTGGTCGATCGGCAGCTGGTCGAGCGTGGCCCGGTAGTTCACCTTGAAGGCCTTCTCATCCGGAATGGCATCGAACTCGTAGAAGCGCAGGCCATCGTGATCGCCGAGGTTCATCGCCTTCTGGGCGATGTTCTTGAGGATCTGGCCGCCGGAGAGATCGCCGATGTAGCGGGTGTAGTGGTGGCCCACCAGCAGCTCGGGGCTCTCGCTGGCCACCTGGTGCAGCCGCGCCACGTACTCCTGGGCGGC
This portion of the Cyanobium sp. NIES-981 genome encodes:
- a CDS encoding DUF3604 domain-containing protein encodes the protein MARVPSWRASALGAVVGLLAVSTASAQISDIPSTPPGNRRYSPYPAQTFPNQVLFGDTHLHTSYSTDAGMIGNRLGPEAAYRFARGETVTSSTGVKARLARPLDFLVIADHAENLGLAPAIAASNPELLKNPWGRMEHDLVQKGDIASVTKAYDNWMAQMGARTDPLKEQTALARTMWQQLTAAAEQFNAPGRFTALIGFEWTSNPDGNNLHRNVVFRDGKARADTIVPFSQYDSVDPEDLWAWMDTYERRSGGRLLAIPHNGNLSNGLMFDDVTLTSRQPFDRDYASRRQRWEPLFEVTQMKGDGETHPLLSSRDEFADFETWDKASFGPQPKTTAMLPKEYARQALQRGLAYEAALGVNPFKFGMIGSSDSHTSLSTTQENNFFGKVTVLEPSADPIRFEEVIAGRPAPKGHQIYARQTSASGLAAVWARENTREAIWDAMARKEVYATTGTRMRVRVFAGYGFSRSDLSRSDFAAHGYAKGVPMGGDLKASPAGKAPTLLVVALRDPDGANLDRLQIVKGWLDASGTPKEQVFDAAWSGSRKPGPGGKLPPVGNTVNVKEASYSNAIGAPYLATAWTDPAFDPKQKAFYYVRVLEIPTPRWTTYDARFFGVALPKDVPASLQERAYTSPIWYSPS
- a CDS encoding peptidyl-prolyl cis-trans isomerase yields the protein MTSTSGDQTPLQGRLQDLRRRLGRSTGQLPDPVRRAAREPLVRFLALGGAIFLLHGLMRPPGAAPGGELVVSEARAGALAAAFTRTWQRPPSRSELEALIEDHIRTEVLVREAQALGLDRDDTIIRRRLRQKMEFFADDQTSQGQPSDQELRAFLKAHPERFRIEPQIGFRQIFLDPQRRGEGLAADAQRLLERLNGPEPPADGASLGDPLLLQPTQVTAMPKGEVAGLFGTDFADALVKQARGRWVGPIPSGYGQHLVRVDTLEPGALPPLEQIRQQVEREWRAARSQERQQALYRQLLGKYRVSRPELPGAGPQAP
- a CDS encoding HupE/UreJ family protein, which gives rise to MRRLRAVLAAVLCGLALVLPQALHAHELLPGYLELTEQTSGNGSASYAVLWKLPLQQGVQLPIAPRFPEGCRQQGQLGSERQATAWIYRSTLTCSPPLVGQPLAVDGLEAVDTDVLVRFQPLGAELETHLLKAEQPSVVLGARDGGPRGALAYLRLGIEHILLGVDHLLFVLGLLLIVQDGWTLLKTVLAFTIANSLTLTAAALGVVRVPGPPLNVAIALSILFMGLEIARSWRGETSFTIRRPWVIAFVFGLLHGFGYASGLSVLGLPRGELMVALLMFNIGIEIGQDLFVLLVLALKRAFTQLAIPFPLWARHLPGTAVGTAGAYWTLKYTSGLLFPF
- a CDS encoding HupE/UreJ family protein → MPPIPPRSLRRRSFLTAAVPWLVLAMALLPQAAQAHVEGGQASGLAAGLLHPLSGPDHMVAMVAVGLWGAVLGPPAIWVLPVAFPLVMAFGGLLGLLGVPVPAVEVGIAVSGVVMGLMVLLEQRPPLWLAATIVAVFAVFHGHAHGTELPAGGNALLYSLGFVVATGLLHLLGILLGELRRWPGGRRLVQAAGAGVALTGLMFLVRAVA
- a CDS encoding HupE/UreJ family protein, which gives rise to MSSVGRAARAGLRRGLIATRLLAALVAAPLAALLLAPAPAQAHLAETGFGGYYDGLAHLVLTPADLLLVLALGLWAVQQGPAACRWALAVVPGAWLLGGWIGLGLPETGDMALVANLGFMVCGLLVALRVRLHPQGWLGVAGVLSLLQGSTNGATMSHGGGLLALAGAASGVAVILALLCGQLLTIQRPWLAIGQRVLGSWIAAAGMLMLGWAARG
- a CDS encoding CCA tRNA nucleotidyltransferase, translating into MDVPGVPPALSAALVAAARAGGPAQRLALVGGAVRDLLLHRVHNDPWRGVPDLDLVADDSAIALVRRLEALLPPGSLRSAQEHGAYGTVEVELRIDGQTVLLDVATARRETYPQPGENPKVVPGVLADDLARRDFTINAIALDLASGELLDPHGGQADLQRRELRLLHPHSLRDDPSRLVRGARYAARLGFRLEPGSREQARRTLAAWPWAWHSGERPGQAPAALGTRLRMEFELLLLREPWPVALAILQEWGGLALLDARLQADRHWRRRLRWAQRSGLPLLVALVAGAADPLALAERLQLPHRQHRLLAQWLELRDRLAGLKAGAGNDAEPPSVAAWCGALEAPGGSPEAVLLALITGSGPRRPLLRWWLRWRHLQAPEAAADLIARGVRPGPALGAELRRLREVRLGQERP
- a CDS encoding UvrD-helicase domain-containing protein: MSAFLAGLNEAQRKAVDHHTGPLLVVAGAGSGKTRALTHRIAHLIGHHGADPAELLAVTFTNKAAREMKERLELLLAQKLAQSQFGQPWSTLPLLEQRQLRSRIYREVIKDLWIGTFHALFARLLRFDIDKFRDPEGLSWTRQFSIYDEGDAQSLVKEIVTQELGLDPKRFEPKKVRWAISNAKNQGWMPEQLEADAGGQRGRLMAETYRRYRRALAANNALDFDDLLLLPVQLLRQNDQIRHYWHRRFRHVLVDEYQDTNRTQYELIKLLVTDGQDPEAYDNWSGRSVFVVGDADQSIYSFRAADFTILMGFQDDFGDGAADEATRTMVKLEENYRSTATILEAANALIAHNTERIDKVLRPTRGEGEPITLTRCDDEIAEAEAVVHRMRMLEAAHGELRWGDMAVLYRTNAQSRAMEESLVRWGIPYIVVGGLRFYDRREIKDMLAYLKLLVNPADTVSLLRVLNTPKRGIGKTTIERLTDAANQLGIPLWEVVSDAEAVRSLGGRSAKGLLQFRELLGDLQARSQDAPPSELVQRVMEQSGYLAELIADGTDEAEDRRRNLNELVNAALQYQEENEEGSLEDFLASAALASDADSKDTEQDRVTLMTLHASKGLEFPVVFLVGMEQGLFPSYRSLEDPAAMEEERRLCYVGITRAKERLFLSHASERRLWGGMREPAVPSVFLGELPEELVQGDIPRSGGAAIRREQRLDRLTRVDREDSRRVAAGGVGGAPANAVRRRGAGAARTWAVGDRLRHSAFGEGHVTHLFGSGEKISIAVKFEGMGPKILDPRLAPIEPL
- a CDS encoding glycosyltransferase, with protein sequence MPGTGGRLRGGGLLVELQTARLLQQLVPTEVVTYRRREPEHPFLADLLRAEPRRDPAAARALWIVSWGFDVPRQLRALRGRPVAYHAHSSGYGFALPAGVPVLAVSRNTLGYWGQWASRNPLALVPNALDPKWLERGRRDGSGERPIDVLVQQRKSSAYLLEVLVPALRRRGLRVEVQAGWVDDLVDLFNSAAVVLYDSADHWRGSGVSEGFGLPPLEALACGCVVFSSLNHALADSLDPGRLGHQLGAGTLSADLERISAAVAAPAAWRAPAAELDALLAASSEAAQLERWRQALTRVNDHWDRLLAGEPPLQAPPLWRLRARRWCRRLQRVLARRGA
- a CDS encoding heme oxygenase (biliverdin-producing); its protein translation is MSVALASQLREGTKKAHTMAENTGFVSCFLKGVVDKASYRTLVADLYFVYSAMEEEFARLRSHPVVGPVAFPELNRRESLEQDLAFYFGPDWRSAVKATPAAQEYVARLHQVASESPELLVGHHYTRYIGDLSGGQILKNIAQKAMNLGDHDGLRFYEFDAIPDEKAFKVNYRATLDQLPIDQATADRIVAEANHAFHLNMKMFQELEGNLIAAIGKVLFGFLTRRQRTGSTEAVAA